From one Solanum stenotomum isolate F172 chromosome 12, ASM1918654v1, whole genome shotgun sequence genomic stretch:
- the LOC125849258 gene encoding trans-resveratrol di-O-methyltransferase-like, whose amino-acid sequence METHNNVERASELFKAQTHIYKHAFAYANSMALNCAIQLGIPDIIHNHKKSITLPDLLSALKLPSSKLNGIHRLMRLLVHSQFFDITKLEENSETEGYVLTTSSRLLLKSEIPNLSPCVRVMVDPVLVTPWQLLGEWFHKNEEATPFETAHGVPMWDFCAQNPIFDRVFNEGMASDSQMTRLVVKDCREVFEGLNSLVDVGGGTGIVAKTILEAVTHLKCTVLDLPHVVANMPQSENLIYVGGNMFQSIPHADAILLKVCTKVSSLTCSSFILLDIGGGLELQKRNLAAFPHLKCTMLDLLHVIAKMPQTENLKYVGGVIFQLLYGFCIKGYRPSVS is encoded by the coding sequence ATGGAAACACATAATAATGTTGAAAGAGCCAGTGAACTCTTCAAAGCACAGACTCATATTTACAAACATGCATTTGCTTATGCAAATTCCATGGCCCTGAATTGTGCCATTCAGTTAGGCATACCAGATATTATTCATAACCACAAAAAATCAATCACTCTTCCTGATCTACTTTCAGCACTCAAACTTCCCTCATCAAAATTAAATGGCATTCATCGACTAATGCGTCTGTTGGTGCACTCTCAATTCTTTGATATAACAAAGCTCGAAGAAAACTCAGAAACAGAAGGATATGTTTTGACAACTTCTTCAAGGCTGCTTCTTAAGAGTGAAATCCCAAATTTGTCACCTTGTGTTCGAGTAATGGTTGATCCTGTCCTTGTCACTCCTTGGCAATTATTGGGAGAATGGTTTCACAAGAATGAAGAAGCGACGCCATTTGAGACAGCACATGGGGTGCCTATGTGGGACTTTTGTGCACAAAATCCAATATTTGACAGAGTTTTTAATGAAGGAATGGCTAGTGATTCCCAAATGACGAGATTAGTTGTTAAGGACTGCAGGGAAGTTTTTGAGGGACTGAACTCATTGGTTGATGTTGGCGGTGGCACTGGCATTGTAGCTAAGACCATCTTGGAGGCAGTAACTCACTTGAAATGCACTGTCCTTGATCTTCCACATGTTGTTGCCAATATGCCACAGAGTGAGAATTTAATCTATGTAGGAGGGAATATGTTTCAGTCTATTCCCCATGCTGATGCAATTTTACTTAAGGTATGCACAAAAGTTTCATCCTTAACATGTTCTAGTTTTATTTTGCTTGATATTGGAGGGGGGCTGGAATTACAGAAAAGAAATTTGGCAGCATTTCCTCACCTAAAATGCACCATGTTAGACCTTCTTCATGTTATTGCTAAAATGCCACAGAcagaaaatttgaaatatgtgGGAGGTGTCATCTTTCAGTTACTATACGGTTTCTGTATTAAAGGCTATAGGCCATCGGTATCATGA
- the LOC125849257 gene encoding trans-resveratrol di-O-methyltransferase-like isoform X3 gives MASEMFQAQAHIYKHALSYANSMVLSCAIQLGIPDVIHSHKQPMTLSQLVSQLKLPAAKSDAIYRVMRLLVYSGFFATRDFLDENSENQQGYVLTPSSKLLLKSEIPNLSPFVRAMVEPAMVNPWQSLGDWFLGDKTTPFETANGAPIWEFCDQNPRFNNVFNEAMASDSEMMCLVAKDCKQVFQDMNSLVDVGGGTGVIAKAILAAFPHLKCTVLDLPQVVANMPDTDNLKYVGGDMFHSIPSADAILFKHVMHNWSDENCVKILKRCREAIKDKNEGRKGKVLIIDMVLDRDEEEADMTEVKLIFDVLVMVVATGRQRTEKELEKLFLEGGFMSYKITPVLGLRSLIQVLP, from the exons ATGGCTAGTGAAATGTTTCAAGCTCAGGCTCATATCTACAAGCATGCCTTGAGTTATGCAAATTCCATGGTTCTTAGTTGTGCAATTCAGTTAGGCATACCAGATGTAATTCATAGTCATAAGCAGCCAATGACTCTGTCTCAACTTGTTTCACAGCTCAAACTTCCTGCTGCAAAATCAGATGCAATTTATCGAGTGATGCGCCTATTGGTATACTCTGGCTTCTTTGCTACTAGAGATTTTCTTGATGAAAACTCAGAAAATCAACAAGGGTATGTTCTTACACCTTCTTCTAAGCTGCTTTTGAAGAGTGAGATACCAAACTTGTCACCTTTTGTTAGAGCAATGGTTGAACCTGCTATGGTGAATCCATGGCAATCTTTGGGGGATTGGTTTCTAGGAGATAAAACCACTCCATTTGAGACAGCAAATGGTGCACCCATATGGGAATTCTGTGACCAAAATCCAAGATTCAACAATGTTTTCAATGAAGCAATGGCTAGTGATTCCGAAATGATGTGTTTAGTTGCAAAGGACTGCAAACAAGTATTTCAAGACATGAATTCCTTGGTTGATGTTGGAGGTGGCACTGGAGTTATAGCTAAGGCTATTTTGGCTGCATTTCCTCATCTAAAATGCACTGTGTTGGACCTCCCTCAGGTTGTTGCTAACATGCCAGACACAGATAATCTGAAATATGTAGGAGGTGACATGTTTCACTCAATTCCCTCTGCTGATGCCATTTTGTTTAAG CATGTGATGCATAATTGGAGTGATGAAAATTGTGTGAAGATCCTAAAGAGATGTAGAGAAGCTATCAAGGATAAAAATGAAGGAAGAAAAGGGAAG GTCCTAATCATTGACATGGTATTGGATAGAGATGAAGAAGAAGCAGACATGACTGAAGTGAAGCTCATATTTGATGTACTAGTGATGGTTGTAGCTACTGGAAGGCAGAGAACTGAGAAAGAATTGGAAAAGCTATTCCTTGAGGGTGGTTTCATGAGCTACAAGATTACACCTGTCCTTGGCCTAAGGTCCCTCATTCAAGTTTTGCCTTAA
- the LOC125849257 gene encoding trans-resveratrol di-O-methyltransferase-like isoform X1 — protein MDVPMSSEMFQGQAHIYKHAFSFANSMVLGCAIQLGIPDVIHSHKQPMTLSQLVSELKLLPEKSDAIHRLMRLLVYSGFFATTEFLDENSESQQGYVLTPSSKLLLKSEIPNLSPFARAMVDPVMVNPWQSLGDWFLGNETTPFETAHGAPMWQFCDQNPRFNNVFNEAMASDSQMMCLVVKDCKQVFQDMDSLVDVGGGTGIIANTILVAFPHLKCTVLDLPHVVANMPDTENLKYVGGDMFHSIPSADAILFKHVMHNWSDENCVKILKRCREAIKDKNEGRKGKVLIIDMVLGRDEEATNMTEVKLIFDVLMMVLVTGRERTEKEWENLFLEAGFMSYKITPLFGLRSLIEVFP, from the exons ATGGATGTTCCAATGTCTAGTGAAATGTTTCAAGGTCAGGCTCATATCTACAAGCATGCCTTCAGTTTTGCAAATTCCATGGTTCTTGGTTGTGCAATTCAATTAGGCATACCAGATGTTATTCATAGTCATAAGCAGCCAATGACTCTGTCTCAACTTGTTTCTGAGCTGAAACTTCTTCCTGAAAAATCAGATGCAATTCATCGATTGATGCGCCTATTGGTATACTCTGGCTTCTTTGCTACTACAGAATTTCTTGATGAAAACTCAGAAAGTCAACAAGGGTATGTTCTTACACCTTCTTCTAAGCTGCTTTTGAAGAGTGAGATCCCAAACTTGTCACCTTTTGCTAGAGCAATGGTTGATCCTGTTATGGTGAATCCATGGCAATCTTTGGGGGATTGGTTTCTAGGAAACGAAACCACCCCATTTGAGACAGCACATGGTGCACCCATGTGGCAATTCTGTGACCAAAATCCAAGATTCAACAATGTTTTCAATGAAGCAATGGCTAGCGATTCCCAAATGATGTGTTTGGTTGTAAAGGACTGCAAACAAGTTTTTCAAGACATGGATTCCTTGGTTGATGTTGGAGGTGGCACTGGAATTATAGCTAACACTATTTTGGTTGCATTTCCTCATCTAAAATGTACTGTGTTGGACCTACCTCATGTTGTTGCTAACATGCCAGACAcagaaaatttgaaatatgtaGGAGGTGACATGTTTCACTCAATTCCCTCTGCTGATGCCATTTTGTTTAAG CATGTGATGCATAATTGGAGTGATGAAAATTGTGTGAAGATCCTAAAGAGATGTAGAGAAGCTATCAAGGATAAAAATGAAGGAAGAAAAGGGAAGGTCCTTATCATTGACATGGTATTGGGTAGAGATGAAGAAGCAACAAACATGACTGAAGTGAAGCTCATTTTTGATGTACTAATGATGGTTTTAGTCACTGGAAGGGAGAGAACTGAGAAAGAATGGGAAAATCTATTCCTTGAGGCTGGCTTCATGAGCTACAAGATTACACCTCTCTTTGGCCTAAGGTCCCTCATTGaagtttttccttaa
- the LOC125849257 gene encoding trans-resveratrol di-O-methyltransferase-like isoform X2 codes for MDVPMSSEMFQGQAHIYKHAFSFANSMVLGCAIQLGIPDVIHSHKQPMTLSQLVSELKLLPEKSDAIHRLMRLLVYSGFFATTEFLDENSESQQGYVLTPSSKLLLKSEIPNLSPFARAMVDPVMVNPWQSLGDWFLGNETTPFETAHGAPMWQFCDQNPRFNNVFNEAMASDSQMMCLVVKDCKQVFQDMDSLVDVGGGTGIIANTILVAFPHLKCTVLDLPHVVANMPDTENLKYVGGDMFHSIPSADAILFKHVMHNWSDENCVKILKRCREAIKDKNEGRKGKVLIIDMVLDRDEEEADMTEVKLIFDVLVMVVATGRQRTEKELEKLFLEGGFMSYKITPVLGLRSLIQVLP; via the exons ATGGATGTTCCAATGTCTAGTGAAATGTTTCAAGGTCAGGCTCATATCTACAAGCATGCCTTCAGTTTTGCAAATTCCATGGTTCTTGGTTGTGCAATTCAATTAGGCATACCAGATGTTATTCATAGTCATAAGCAGCCAATGACTCTGTCTCAACTTGTTTCTGAGCTGAAACTTCTTCCTGAAAAATCAGATGCAATTCATCGATTGATGCGCCTATTGGTATACTCTGGCTTCTTTGCTACTACAGAATTTCTTGATGAAAACTCAGAAAGTCAACAAGGGTATGTTCTTACACCTTCTTCTAAGCTGCTTTTGAAGAGTGAGATCCCAAACTTGTCACCTTTTGCTAGAGCAATGGTTGATCCTGTTATGGTGAATCCATGGCAATCTTTGGGGGATTGGTTTCTAGGAAACGAAACCACCCCATTTGAGACAGCACATGGTGCACCCATGTGGCAATTCTGTGACCAAAATCCAAGATTCAACAATGTTTTCAATGAAGCAATGGCTAGCGATTCCCAAATGATGTGTTTGGTTGTAAAGGACTGCAAACAAGTTTTTCAAGACATGGATTCCTTGGTTGATGTTGGAGGTGGCACTGGAATTATAGCTAACACTATTTTGGTTGCATTTCCTCATCTAAAATGTACTGTGTTGGACCTACCTCATGTTGTTGCTAACATGCCAGACAcagaaaatttgaaatatgtaGGAGGTGACATGTTTCACTCAATTCCCTCTGCTGATGCCATTTTGTTTAAG CATGTGATGCATAATTGGAGTGATGAAAATTGTGTGAAGATCCTAAAGAGATGTAGAGAAGCTATCAAGGATAAAAATGAAGGAAGAAAAGGGAAG GTCCTAATCATTGACATGGTATTGGATAGAGATGAAGAAGAAGCAGACATGACTGAAGTGAAGCTCATATTTGATGTACTAGTGATGGTTGTAGCTACTGGAAGGCAGAGAACTGAGAAAGAATTGGAAAAGCTATTCCTTGAGGGTGGTTTCATGAGCTACAAGATTACACCTGTCCTTGGCCTAAGGTCCCTCATTCAAGTTTTGCCTTAA
- the LOC125848828 gene encoding histone H3.2: protein MARTKQTARKSTGGKAPRKQLATKAARKSAPATGGVKKPHRFRPGTVALREIRKYQKSTELLIRKLPFQRLVREIAQDFKTDLRFQSSAVAALQEAAEAYLVGLFEDTNLCAIHAKRVTIMPKDIQLARRIRGERA from the coding sequence ATGGCTCGTACTAAGCAAACCGCCCGAAAATCCACTGGAGGAAAAGCTCCGAGGAAGCAATTGGCGACCAAAGCTGCCAGAAAGTCAGCTCCGGCCACCGGAGGAGTGAAGAAGCCTCACAGATTCAGGCCAGGAACTGTGGCTCTTCGTGAGATCCGTAAGTACCAGAAGTCAACTGAGCTTCTGATCCGTAAGCTCCCATTCCAGCGTTTGGTTCGTGAGATTGCTCAGGATTTCAAGACTGATCTCCGTTTCCAGAGTTCAGCTGTTGCTGCACTCCAGGAAGCTGCTGAAGCTTACCTTGTTGGTTTGTTTGAAGACACTAACTTGTGTGCCATTCATGCTAAGAGGGTTACTATCATGCCTAAGGATATCCAACTTGCTAGGAGAATTAGGGGTGAGAGGGCATAA